A DNA window from Mycosarcoma maydis chromosome 12, whole genome shotgun sequence contains the following coding sequences:
- a CDS encoding uncharacterized protein (related to mitochondrial amino acid transporter ARG-13), translating to MKTSSIESSSALQPGGAGGAGGAGGAGLGVAGVSIDFGTFNSSLSSPSTTARTPRWGTIRQRFSSIQSRDNPSLAEDGIDDAMWDKNDAAFLEEVARDSPLLLRSPHRFDSPAMTLDDNLASPTSLSSSRPNSSLLSKIEVASPSASNTSICSTPIASHEPLPAVPAASFGSFGSFGSFGPARPWPRSMRKTPSATLLPDLPEQSRIGDAITYLRPSTSSSSNASMPPPPPPPPLLPSIASPSSFMASGFSNHNANQSASSTGSPHSSLGSSPMLAHSLHIPSDSVRSANLQDQYPRSPSLHSSSSFTNPSYVLRPLDDRTANANARQRTISSNSAISSAWTTPSFSSIDHRPSRAQISSPLVPTIASLSSLPSSPEVIFGHHFEPASPILTRLAAENNFATANINQARLSIASKSGSPVIPCSPCSQTASLAASSTNTSDPPANQPSALVRKHTKNRSSLVSGLRKLMGKREKEGKPASANLADDAPTPLSLPLSSQAAAPTASLTSPETHPNNNAVPSRAELDLLGLAPDAFESDATLQALHDSSNSRVANLATRPDASPIPCGNFLAAPFDSDQGQSIAPCSPDLRAMSIDGGRRPLRKVLSSRSRKESNSRAAARDSVIQHISHDQAHRLTRSAGPVFLPTEQAIKEHRALYAKPPATTSFPDAVDLDLHHARPSASALADHNEFTQYQPVIECVEMLATLSNSSNINDIASSDSSSVSVRSTATDTTSMQRAPFSYRSQMYRPHSRESLDSTRSSSLASFARPSTADATTPFNPSHRTALSLGSQNALTSVHNAQTFNTCPNGAPGSMPPPVGKPNCKRGHTSRRSLSSLVGNRPWSSFLSSPVLGSSGSHSHHSKRVSGVVISRPMSVTSSTFSSHLSSGASGDDQHTADLTLRASDFERAAAAAAAATRARAEGSRVRVDSTRSAYSNSSEPGFTVGVIKNCTNQTRQSSHDGSSWQFSRPTSNPLLFALAPPAAPSSASSHHSYHSHNSFPSHHSSRSFATSGASISPASTSTSIFANNLVHPIPSPSTSSRLTHTSGISSSSALRHESSHLLRRPATGDGPTSPPLASSGSLPSVSLTAPSFALPLVQSSSLENIQDVRIGSIPTVLGSSTTPHPVGAGYRLSASGSCVAHRKRPSFGLAIEPAAHSAFDSIPSPLLHTRRTSSVLNESVVPQRPFSTSSILAARTTQSGNSSNTSCNASARASAATLSSTQPFEPLNDLESETLGEDTPIKPTYGVSNPVSTALPALESAMAAASLEQPVSNRRRSVSVPTDEDDSPPQYMDQTWGRATESSMLSYGESASNSAVEQHHMSRQYLIHSPNEEEGAALTISTASSASSGRLSQASKDIGFGSIAGMVSKVFEHPFDLVKVRLQTQSSDQPARYAGALDCFKQTYVQEGLRGLYRGLSMPVFGATLENACLFFTYNQIQSAIRWFNGEATGVSAAKADAESPLSIPQLAIAAAGAGAVTSVVLTPIELIKCKMQVQMITREQHAPQVSVGAAAARVAQTPLEQTRSLYTSGMRAAASTRSSAQAIKTLDGPLALLRRTIAADGIRGLWLGQTGTLLRETGGGVAWFLAFESCSRYLIARKKALYNRDDVTKKDLGTLELVGSGALAGISYNVVLFPADSVKSTMQTEQEMRAVSNTAATEWKRTGFYETFKKIYRTRGVRGLYAGCGVTCLRSAPSSAIIFLMYNKLEKLSDEYGL from the coding sequence atGAAGACGTCCAGCATCGAATCGTCATCCGCTTTGCAGCCtggcggtgctggcggtgctggcggtgctggcggtgctggCTTGGGCGTCGCTGGCGTCAGTATCGACTTTGGCACTTTCAATTCATCCCTCAGCTCGCCTTCTACCACCGCAAGGACACCTAGATGGGGCACCATACGTCAACGCTTCAGCAGCATTCAGTCACGCGACAACCCTTCCCTTGCCGAAgatggcatcgacgatgccaTGTGGGACAAGAACGATGCTGCTTTCCTCGAAGAAGTCGCCCGCGATTCGCCTCTCCTCCTTCGCTCACCCCATCGCTTCGATTCTCCAGCCATGACCCTAGACGACAACTTGGCCAGTCCAACATCTCTCTCCTCATCCCGTCCCAACAGCTCTCTCCTCTCCAAAATCGAGGTCGCCTCTCCTTCAGCTTCCAATACCTCGATTTGCTCCACTCCCATCGCCTCGCACGAACCACTACCAGCTGTACCAGCTGCTTCCTTTGGTTCCTTTGGTTCCTTTGGTTCCTTTGGTCCCGCTCGGCCTTGGCCTCGGTCCATGCGCAAGACTCCTTCTGCTACCCTTTTACCTGATCTTCCCGAACAGAGCCGCATAGGTGATGCTATCACCTACCTACGcccttccacctcgtcttcctcaAATGCATCCatgccgccgccgccaccaccaccacctcttcTCCCTTCCATCGCATCTCCATCCTCTTTCATGGCCTCTGGCTTCTCCAATCACAACGCCAACCAGTCTGCCAGCAGCACTGGCAGCCCGCACTCGAGCCTTGGCTCCAGTCCCATGCTCGCTCACAGCCTGCATATCCCGAGTGACTCGGTTCGTTCCGCCAACCTCCAGGACCAATACCCCCGCTCACCTTCGCTTCACAGCTCTTCTTCCTTTACCAATCCGAGCTATGTACTTCGCCCGCTCGACGATCGCACCGCAAATGCCAacgctcgccaacgcaCCATCTCCTCCAACTCGGCTATCAGCTCGGCCTGGACCACACCATCCTTCTCATCCATCGACCATCGCCCCAGCCGAGCTCAGATCAGCAGTCCGCTTGTCCCCACCATCGCATCCCTCTCGTCACTACCTTCGAGTCCAGAGGTGATCTTTGGTCACCATTTTGAGCCTGCCTCCCCGATTCTCACCCGTCTCGCAGCCGAGAATAATTTCGCCACGGCAAACATCAACCAAGCGCGCCTTTCGATTGCCAGTAAATCCGGCTCTCCCGTGATCCCTTGCTCACCTTGCTCACAAACTGCATCCCTCGCGGCGTCATCCACCAACACCTCTGACCCACCCGCGAACCAACCGAGCGCTCTTGTTCGAAAGCATACCAAGAATCGTAGCAGTCTGGTCTCGGGTCTTCGCAAGCTCATGGGCAAACGCGAAAAAGAGGGCAAGCCCGCTTCCGCTAACCTTGCTGACGACGCTCCAACGCCGCTGTCATTACCCTTGTCGTCCCAAGCAGCCGCGCCAACAGCGTCTTTGACCAGTCCCGAGACGCACCCAAACAACAACGCCGTGCCCAGCCGAGCAGAACTCGACCTGCTTGGTCTGGCGCCAGACGCGTTCGAGTCGGATGCCACGTTGCAAGCCTTGCACGATTCGTCCAACAGCCGCGTCGCTAACCTTGCTACAAGGCCGGATGCTTCACCAATCCCTTGCGGAAACTTTCTAGCCGCGCCATTCGATTCCGACCAGGGGCAGTCGATCgcgccttgctcgccaGACTTGCGTGCAATGAGCATCGACGGTGGCAGGCGACCGTTGCGCAAAGTACTTTCATCACGCTCACGCAAGGAGTCCAACTCcagagctgcagctcgcgATAGCGTCATTCAACACATCTCGCACGACCAAGCTCACAGATTGACGCGAAGTGCTGGCCCTGTCTTTCTCCCAACCGAACAGGCTATCAAGGAGCATCGTGCGCTGTATGCCAAGCCGCCTGCCACCACTAGTTTTCCTGACGCCGTCGATCTTGACTTGCACCATGCCAGACCTTCTGCATCGGCCCTTGCCGATCACAACGAATTCACTCAATATCAGCCAGTGATCGAGTGTGTCGAGATGCTGGCCACGctgagcaacagcagcaacatcaaCGACATTGCTTCCTCGGACTCATCGTCGGTCTCTGTGCGCTCGACGGCGACGGATACGACTTCGATGCAACGCGCTCCTTTTTCGTATCGGTCGCAGATGTACAGGCCCCACTCTCGCGAATCGCTCGATTCCACTCGTTCGTCGAGCTTAGCTTCGTTTGCTCGTCCATCGACGGCCGATGCTACTACGCCATTCAACCCTTCGCATCGCACAGCTCTGTCTCTGGGCTCGCAAAACGCACTCACAAGTGTTCACAATGCCCAGACATTCAACACTTGTCCGAACGGCGCGCCAGGCAGCATGCCCCCGCCCGTCGGCAAGCCGAACTGCAAGCGCGGACACACTAGTCGTCGCTCGCTCAGTAGCCTCGTCGGAAACAGACCGTGGTCAAGCTTTTTGAGCTCGCCTGtgcttggaagcagcggctcgcactcgcaccATTCTAAGCGTGTATCTGGTGTGGTCATTTCACGGCCCATGTCGGTAACATCGTCGACGTTTTCCAGCCATCTGTCTAGTGGCGCTAGTGGAGACGACCAACACACTGCCGATCTTACATTGCGTGCTTCGGATTTTGagcgcgcagcagcagcagcagccgcagccaCGCGAGCACGCGCAGAAGGATCGCGTGTTAGGGTtgactcgactcgctcagctTATTCCAATTCGTCGGAACCGGGTTTTACAGTCGGAGTGATAAAGAATTGCACTAATCAGACAAGGCAATCAAGCCACGATggttcttcttggcagTTTTCTCGTCCCACCTCGAACCCACTGTTGTTTGCCCTTGCTCCACCTGCAGCCCCGTCCTCTGCTTCGTCGCATCATTCGTACCACTCGCATAACTCGTTTCCCTCGCACCACTCTTCTCGTTCCTTCGCCACCTCGGGCGCATCTATCTCTCCTGCATCCACCTCTACCTCCATTTTCGCTAATAACCTCGTCCACCCCATTCCATCGCCCTCCACGTCGAGTAGGCTCACACACACATCGGGGATttcgtccagctcggcgcTTCGCCACGAAAGCTCGCACTTGCTTCGACGTCCTGCTACCGGTGACGGTCCCACTTCGCCTCCACTTGCAAGCAGCGGCAGTCTCCCATCGGTTAGCCTCACTGCACCTTCGTTCGCTTTGCCACTGGTgcagtcgtcgtcgctcgagAATATTCAAGACGTGCGCATAGGCTCGATTCCAACAGTGCTAGGCTCTTCGACGACCCCTCATCCTGTTGGTGCAGGTTATCGTCTTTCTGCCTCCGGCTCGTGCGTTGCGCACCGCAAGCGTCCTTCATTTGGGCTTGCCATCGAGCCTGCCGCTCACTCCGCCTTTGATAGCATCCCAAGTCCGTTACTGCACACTCGTCGCACCTCGTCAGTGCTCAACGAAAGCGTAGTACCTCAACGCCCTTTCTCTACgtcctcgatcttggcagctCGAACCACGCAGTCAGGAAATTCGTCCAATACGAGTTGCAACGCTTCGGCTCGTGCTTCAGCGGCTACGCTCTCGTCGACTCAACCCTTTGAACCTTTGAACGACCTAGAGAGCGAGACACTTGGTGAAGACACACCTATCAAACCAACATACGGCGTCAGCAACCCAGTCTCGACAGCGCTCCCAGCTCTGGAATCTGCCATGGCTGCAGCTTCGCTTGAGCAGCCTGTCTCGAATCGGCGTCGCTCAGTCTCGGTGCCGACGGACGAAGATGACTCGCCCCCACAATACATGGACCAGACCTGGGGCCGCGCCACGGAAAGCTCCATGCTCAGCTACGGTGAAAGCGCGAGCAACTCGGCCGTGGAACAACATCACATGTCTCGTCAATACCTGATTCACTCGCCcaacgaggaggagggcGCGGCGCTTACCATCAGCACAGCCtcttcggcgtcgtcggGTCGTCTCAGCCAAGCTTCGAAAGACATTGGCTTTGGTTCCATCGCCGGGATGGTGAGCAAGGTCTTTGAGCATCCGTTCGACTTGGTCAAGGTGCGTCTGCAGACGCAATCCTCGGATCAGCCGGCGCGCTACGCTGGTGCTTTGGATTGTTTCAAGCAAACCTACGTGCAAGAAGGCCTTCGCGGACTGTACCGCGGTCTCAGCATGCCCGTGTTTGGCGCGACGCTCGAGAATGCTTGTCTGTTTTTCACGTACAACCAGATCCAGTCGGCTATCCGATGGTTCAACGGTGAAGCGACCGGGGTATCTGCTGCGAAAGCGGATGCAGAGTCGCCGCTCTCGATTCCACAGCTGGCGATTGCAGCGGCGGGCGCTGGTGCGGTGACCAGTGTCGTGCTCACGCcgatcgagctgatcaagtGCAAGATGCAGGTGCAGATGATTACGCGTGAACAGCATGCGCCGCAAGTGTCTgttggagcagctgcagcaaggGTGGCTCAGACTCCGCTCGAGCAAACACGATCGCTGTACACGAGTGGCATGCGCGCCGCTGCATCGACGCGCTCGTCGGCACAAgcgatcaagacgctcgacgGTCCGCTTGCACTGCTACGCCGAACCATCGCAGCAGACGGCATCCGTGGTCTGTGGCTTGGCCAAACCGGGACGCTTCTGCGCGAGACCGGAGGTGGCGTCGCATGGTTCCTTGCGTTCGaaagctgctctcgctACCTGATCGCGCGCAAGAAGGCACTGTACAATCGTGACGACGTGACCAAAAAGGATCTGGGCACGCTCGAACTCGTAGGCTCAGGCGCGTTGGCAGGTATCAGCTACAATGTCGTCCTCTTCCCCGCCGATTCGGTCAAATCTACCATGCAGACCGAACAGGAAATGCGCGCTGTGTCGAACACAGCAGCCACAGAGTGGAAGCGGACCGGCTTTTACGAGACGTTCAAAAAAATCTATCGAACCAGAGGCGTACGCGGATTGTATGCCGGTTGCGGCGTCACTTGCTTGCGAAGTGCTCCGTCGAGCGCTATCATCTTTTTGATGTACAACAAGTTGGAGAAGCTCAGTGACGAATATGGACTATAG